The Triticum aestivum cultivar Chinese Spring chromosome 3A, IWGSC CS RefSeq v2.1, whole genome shotgun sequence genome includes a region encoding these proteins:
- the LOC123059145 gene encoding flowering-promoting factor 1-like protein 2 codes for MSGVWVFRNGVVKLVENHPASAAGPPGGGAVRRKALLHTPTGEVVASYASLERKLLALGWERYYAGGGGAAGDCMLRFHKRSSVDLISLPKDFGQFSSVHMYDVVIKNRDAFRVIDV; via the coding sequence ATGTCTGGCGTGTGGGTGTTCCGCAACGGGGTGGTGAAGCTGGTGGAGAACCACCCGGCGTCGGCGGCGGGACCTCCCGGCGGCGGGGCGGTCCGGCGCAAGGCGCTGCTGCACACGCCCACGGGGGAGGTGGTCGCCTCCTACGCCTCGCTGGAGCGCAAGCTCCTCGCGCTCGGCTGGGAGCGCTACTACGCCGGCGGGGGTGGCGCCGCCGGCGACTGCATGCTCAGGTTCCACAAGCGCTCCTCCGTCGACCTCATCTCCCTCCCCAAGGACTTCGGCCAGTTCAGCTCCGTCCACATGTACGACGTCGTCATCAAGAATCGCGACGCCTTCCGCGTCATCGACGTCTAG